CCAGATACCTGGGCCTCACTGAAGAATCTTAGTATATATGGGCTTAAGATGTCGGAAAATACTTTATAATAATGATTGGACAACCCATCTGGGCCGGGGGATTTGCCTAAGGGAAGGGATTTAATCTGGGTTTCTATCTCCTGGATCGTAAAAGGGGCATTAAGAGCATCTAATTGGTCATTAGTCAGGGAGGAAGATTTAATTTATTAAGGAAGAAGTCTATGTCGGCCTTAACTGGTTGGTGAGTTGAAGTGTCGTCTTTTAAATTgtaaagtttaaaataaaaattttggaaGGCATTAACTATGTCCCGGGGATCTAAAAGTTTCCCATTAGTGCTCTCATCTATAATGTATGGTATGTGAGATTTCGTGTGTTGGGCTTTTAagcccttcaagacagagccctttgatgccatAGCGTTATATTTTTCaatctacagggctggttggggtgtcattttttttttgcgccatgatctctagtttttaacatcatattggtgtaacagaaattttgattgctttttttataattttttttcccctgatatataattttaaaaatctgcaatcctggtgttttttttctttcccgtTAACTTGGTTCACCGTGCGGGAGCAATAATTTTATATCTTAATCGGACatttccgcacgctacgatatatatgtttttttttttcatttttaaacatgcaatcataagcatagcatagatcagtgttatcggcgttctatgcatagagcctgcctgagtgcagactctatccatagatggcTAAAGCGATAGAacagaggtaagaggcttacccccgcccggtggtacatgtgatcgggacccccggagtgaaagaagcttgttctgtcagtgagtaccttaaatgctgcgatcgctaTAAATCGTGGcgcttaagaggttaatggcaagcagctgcgggatcgcagctgcctgtcgtTACCCTCTGCTCCCTGGACTCTGATGTGTGTgtggggccgctctcactgcagtggtcccacacacatctaGAGCCCGttcagtcaggaatgtatatgcaCAGTCCTACTGCACGGAGTATGTGCAGTAGAAACATATATACTTGTTACTGACCATGGGGTTAAACCATATAAGGAATTAGCTATCTGTAGAATTAAGGTCCCTCCAGGCGACCATCTGCCATATATCCTGGGTCCCTCGTTGATCACTGTTTGCAATGGGGGTCATTTAAACTACAGTCAATGTATTGTACTGGCTCCACTAGTCCACTGTGGAACATCACTGCTGAGATACCAAACGTACTGCCTTGCTTTTTGGATCGGCCACATGTGGCCGCTGTTATTGTTTGTCTGTCCATGACTCCTCCAGTCCTGGTACGGCCTGTGTGTCTGAATAGACATGGAAGCGCCCATGTTGATTAGTGTCACTCAACTTCACCAGAAAGAAGATCTCATCTACTGCTAGTTGGACTATGTATTTTTGGGGTTGGGGAGTGTATTTCGGGTCAGACGACACTTGATGTGGTATCACGGGTTGGCCCTGTCCCTGGTTCAGTAACATCTGTTTCTTTCAGGACCCACTGACCACAGTCAGAGAACACTGCGAGAAGACAGAGAAATGTGTGAAGGCACGTGAACATCTGGAACTGTGCGAAACCAGAGTCAACTCCagatcacacacacaggaggagtgCACTGAGGAGCTCTTTGACTTCCTACATGCCCGAGACCACTGTGTGAGTGACAGCAGGATGGGCAGGGGGCAATGCAGGCAGCTGTCTGCCAAGGATGTTGTGAT
The nucleotide sequence above comes from Dendropsophus ebraccatus isolate aDenEbr1 chromosome 8, aDenEbr1.pat, whole genome shotgun sequence. Encoded proteins:
- the UQCRH gene encoding cytochrome b-c1 complex subunit 6, mitochondrial, which gives rise to MVLEMEKVYAGEPEEEEAEEEEEEELVDPLTTVREHCEKTEKCVKAREHLELCETRVNSRSHTQEECTEELFDFLHARDHCVAHKVFRHLK